In a genomic window of Nodosilinea sp. E11:
- a CDS encoding GTPase family protein, with the protein MVRFKPWQWGALALPLVAIVGFIVTAAAVQIHTWGLNWIWAIIVLMLVLWRWLLVNWTRPVLKQMEAALEQAQQELDAAAEVEIPAGGAVPTSAAIALEDILTAAQQDAPVWEDWNPLLNRCREVVTVVAQAYHPDVKYPLLNIYLPDAYGLLRGTVDDVDRWIETLTPVLGQVTVGQAVQGYEVYRQVEPSARKLWQAWTWAQWLLNPAVAAARTLSQPTNIQANQQLLGNLNALLREATLRNLYRQAVALYSGELPDLPGPAKPLPAAQTQTLREILEQAEPVEQVATKPVRILLVGRTGAGKSSVINTLFDADRAAVDVLPSTDSISTYRWSGETGETLTLWDSPGYEQVDRADYRDQLLDCARQADLLLLVTPALDPALQMDADLLSDMRQEVPDLPTIVVVTQVDRLRPLREWQPPYDWQGGDRPKEIAMREAIQYRQDQLGKLASNPGVTGGGLSILPLVTRDSETQRPGWNGQALAEALGELIDPAKELRLARFLRDREAKVNAAARLIDRYRLQMSTTQGLAAFLKSPVLQFLATLTTGTPTLAYLLAEQIPVEQLPVVIGKLQLAYDLFKVVDADNAQLDLLTLWPLLLEHNHPPDRAAWAFGHALWEFWSQGLTIDATRQRVEHYLAQ; encoded by the coding sequence ATGGTGCGATTTAAACCCTGGCAGTGGGGGGCGTTGGCGTTACCGCTAGTGGCGATCGTCGGATTCATCGTGACGGCAGCGGCAGTGCAGATTCACACCTGGGGCCTGAACTGGATCTGGGCGATCATTGTGCTGATGTTGGTGTTGTGGCGCTGGCTGCTGGTCAACTGGACGCGGCCTGTGCTCAAACAAATGGAGGCGGCTCTGGAGCAGGCCCAGCAGGAGCTAGACGCGGCGGCTGAGGTCGAGATACCGGCTGGTGGAGCGGTGCCGACCTCAGCCGCGATCGCCCTAGAAGACATTCTCACCGCTGCCCAGCAAGACGCCCCGGTGTGGGAAGACTGGAACCCGCTGCTGAATCGCTGTCGCGAAGTGGTAACGGTGGTGGCCCAGGCCTATCACCCCGATGTCAAATATCCGCTACTGAATATCTACCTGCCCGATGCCTACGGCCTGCTGCGGGGAACCGTTGACGACGTCGATCGCTGGATCGAAACCCTCACTCCGGTACTGGGGCAGGTGACCGTGGGTCAAGCGGTGCAGGGCTATGAAGTCTATCGCCAGGTCGAGCCCTCGGCCCGTAAGCTCTGGCAGGCTTGGACCTGGGCCCAGTGGCTGCTCAACCCAGCGGTGGCGGCGGCCCGTACCCTCAGCCAGCCGACCAACATCCAGGCCAACCAGCAGCTGCTAGGAAACCTCAACGCCCTGCTGCGGGAGGCCACCCTGCGCAACCTCTACCGTCAGGCGGTGGCGCTCTACAGCGGCGAACTCCCCGATCTGCCTGGCCCGGCTAAGCCCCTACCCGCAGCCCAAACCCAAACCCTACGGGAGATTTTGGAGCAGGCCGAACCCGTGGAGCAGGTCGCGACTAAGCCGGTCCGCATTTTGCTAGTGGGGCGCACCGGGGCGGGCAAGAGCAGCGTTATCAACACCCTATTTGATGCCGACCGGGCGGCGGTAGATGTGCTGCCCAGCACCGACAGCATTAGTACCTATCGCTGGTCGGGTGAAACCGGTGAAACCCTCACCCTCTGGGATTCACCAGGTTATGAGCAGGTCGATCGGGCTGACTACCGCGATCAACTCTTGGACTGTGCGCGCCAGGCCGATCTGCTGCTGCTGGTCACCCCGGCCCTCGACCCGGCCCTGCAAATGGATGCCGATTTGCTCAGCGATATGCGCCAAGAAGTGCCCGACTTACCGACCATTGTGGTGGTTACCCAGGTCGATCGGCTGCGCCCCCTGCGCGAGTGGCAGCCTCCCTACGACTGGCAGGGGGGCGATCGCCCTAAAGAGATCGCCATGCGCGAGGCCATTCAGTACCGGCAAGACCAGTTGGGTAAGCTGGCCAGTAACCCAGGGGTGACCGGCGGCGGCCTGAGCATTCTGCCCCTGGTTACCCGCGACAGTGAGACCCAGCGCCCTGGGTGGAACGGGCAGGCCCTGGCCGAGGCTCTAGGGGAGCTGATCGACCCGGCTAAGGAGCTGCGGTTGGCTCGGTTTTTGCGCGATCGCGAGGCCAAGGTCAACGCCGCTGCCCGCCTGATCGATCGCTACCGCCTCCAGATGAGCACCACCCAGGGGCTAGCCGCTTTTCTCAAAAGCCCGGTGCTGCAATTTCTCGCCACCCTCACCACGGGTACCCCCACCCTGGCCTACCTGCTAGCCGAGCAAATTCCGGTTGAGCAACTGCCTGTGGTGATCGGTAAGCTTCAGCTGGCCTACGATTTATTTAAGGTGGTCGATGCTGACAATGCTCAGCTCGACTTGCTGACCCTCTGGCCCCTGCTGCTTGAGCACAACCATCCCCCCGATCGCGCGGCCTGGGCCTTTGGCCACGCCCTGTGGGAGTTTTGGAGCCAGGGCCTAACGATCGATGCGACCCGCCAGCGGGTAGAGCATTACTTGGCCCAGTAG
- a CDS encoding class I SAM-dependent methyltransferase, whose amino-acid sequence MATQSKTLFEQFLAPIFSHLVDRDALLRLRDSIDWEAGVAQFTNPQVVYPNYYKISNFHGIKNGYLTVDAALTYDPITQYVLPPGETWVRESLVKAINGEPRRILDLGCGTGTATLMLKRRFPEAEVMGLDLSPQMLVMANYKAQAAAVDVAFRHGNAMATGLPAASFDVVCATLLFHETPPAVAKTILAEAFRLLTPGGQMLLLDGNQRTLRAADWLSTIFEEPFIREYGQGNVDAWLGYAGFEAVRTEDVFWLNQLSSARKPLPVTEPGATREGAGAESDLPLAQPA is encoded by the coding sequence ATGGCAACCCAGTCTAAAACCCTGTTTGAGCAGTTTCTAGCGCCGATCTTTTCGCACTTAGTCGATCGCGACGCCCTGCTGCGGCTGCGCGACAGTATCGATTGGGAAGCCGGGGTGGCCCAGTTCACCAACCCCCAAGTGGTCTACCCCAACTACTACAAAATCAGCAACTTCCACGGCATTAAGAACGGCTACCTGACTGTCGATGCCGCCCTCACCTACGACCCCATTACCCAGTACGTGCTGCCCCCCGGTGAAACCTGGGTACGCGAGAGCCTGGTCAAGGCGATCAACGGCGAGCCTCGGCGGATTTTAGACCTGGGCTGTGGCACCGGTACCGCCACGCTAATGCTGAAGCGGCGCTTCCCTGAGGCCGAGGTGATGGGCCTCGACCTGTCGCCTCAAATGCTGGTGATGGCCAATTACAAGGCTCAAGCGGCAGCGGTCGATGTGGCGTTTCGCCACGGCAACGCCATGGCTACGGGCTTGCCTGCGGCATCCTTTGATGTGGTGTGCGCCACGCTGCTGTTCCACGAAACGCCCCCCGCCGTGGCTAAAACTATTCTCGCAGAGGCGTTTCGGCTGTTGACCCCCGGTGGACAAATGCTGCTGCTCGACGGCAACCAGCGTACTCTGCGGGCCGCCGACTGGCTCAGCACCATTTTTGAGGAACCCTTTATTCGCGAGTATGGCCAGGGCAATGTAGATGCGTGGCTGGGCTATGCCGGGTTTGAAGCAGTGCGCACCGAAGATGTGTTTTGGCTCAACCAGCTTAGCTCTGCCCGCAAGCCGCTGCCGGTGACCGAGCCGGGGGCAACGCGTGAGGGGGCGGGGGCTGAGAGTGATCTGCCGCTGGCGCAGCCTGCTTAG
- a CDS encoding Uma2 family endonuclease, whose product MTTTTQRLTLDEYLAYDGSDRRYELVNGELLPLSLGTGRHGAIIKRLEKIFDAEAERVQNAWTALAGTVGLQSPRSDRWDTVRIPDVSVLTLEQWEVLQEREAVIRLNEPPPLLVVEVVSESTKSTDYRAKRAEYSVLDIPEYWIVDPLVGKVTICMLVEGWYEATEYQDQTVVQSSIFPELALAAETILQG is encoded by the coding sequence ATGACCACTACCACCCAGCGCCTGACCCTAGATGAGTATCTAGCCTATGACGGCAGCGATCGCCGCTACGAGTTGGTCAATGGAGAGCTGCTACCACTGAGTCTGGGCACGGGTAGGCATGGAGCCATTATCAAGCGCTTGGAGAAGATATTTGACGCTGAAGCTGAGCGAGTTCAGAATGCTTGGACTGCTTTAGCCGGAACGGTTGGCCTACAAAGCCCCCGCAGCGACCGTTGGGACACGGTTAGAATTCCTGATGTATCGGTGCTGACCTTAGAGCAGTGGGAGGTGTTGCAAGAGCGAGAGGCCGTTATTCGTCTCAATGAGCCGCCACCGCTGCTAGTCGTAGAAGTGGTAAGCGAATCGACTAAAAGCACCGACTACCGGGCGAAACGGGCAGAATATAGCGTGCTGGATATTCCAGAATATTGGATTGTAGACCCGCTGGTAGGTAAAGTAACCATCTGCATGCTTGTAGAAGGATGGTACGAGGCTACAGAATACCAGGACCAGACTGTAGTCCAATCGTCTATTTTTCCGGAATTGGCGTTAGCCGCTGAGACTATCTTGCAGGGCTAG
- a CDS encoding GNAT family N-acetyltransferase — translation MEQNNGFALPGYRLRVGSSRDRATVVKFMERTYRELNPQQPVGHLADTVDRFLSRDTPLWWIDEAGADPAAGPVAGLWLGQATDQRTGMLHPYALLLYVVPAHRRRGLATALLAVAHQWAQQQGHKQISLQVFSDNQAAQALYKSLGYYSEAILLKKTWDSQQPQSKIANPKPF, via the coding sequence ATGGAGCAAAATAATGGCTTTGCACTACCGGGCTACCGATTGAGGGTAGGCTCTAGTCGCGATCGCGCCACCGTGGTCAAATTTATGGAGCGCACCTACCGCGAGCTGAACCCCCAGCAGCCAGTCGGCCACCTTGCTGACACCGTCGATCGCTTCCTCAGCCGCGACACCCCCCTCTGGTGGATCGACGAGGCCGGTGCTGATCCTGCTGCTGGCCCGGTGGCGGGCCTCTGGTTGGGGCAGGCCACTGACCAGCGCACCGGCATGCTCCATCCCTATGCTTTGCTGCTCTATGTGGTTCCCGCCCATCGGCGGCGTGGTCTGGCCACGGCCCTACTAGCGGTTGCCCACCAGTGGGCGCAGCAGCAGGGGCACAAGCAGATTAGCCTTCAGGTATTTAGCGACAACCAGGCGGCCCAGGCGCTGTATAAGTCCCTCGGCTATTACTCAGAGGCTATTTTGCTCAAAAAAACGTGGGATTCACAGCAACCCCAGTCCAAAATCGCCAATCCAAAACCTTTCTAG
- the ruvC gene encoding crossover junction endodeoxyribonuclease RuvC gives MGQRILGLDPGLAILGFGVIDGDDPTSLPALEGHAEATVVDFGVIETPAKTPVGDRLCTIYTDLHSLFDQYKPDQVVIEKFFFYRMANTILVAQARGVVMLVLAQHSLPYIEFTPAQVKQALTGYGNADKSDVQQAVARELGLDRIPRPDDAADALALALAGWYQR, from the coding sequence GTGGGTCAACGCATTCTCGGGCTTGACCCAGGGCTAGCCATTCTGGGATTTGGGGTGATCGACGGCGATGACCCCACTTCACTACCCGCTCTTGAAGGCCATGCCGAGGCCACGGTCGTCGATTTTGGCGTGATCGAGACGCCCGCCAAAACTCCGGTGGGCGATCGCCTCTGCACCATCTACACCGATCTGCACAGCCTGTTTGATCAGTACAAACCCGACCAGGTGGTGATTGAGAAATTTTTCTTTTACCGCATGGCCAACACGATCTTGGTGGCCCAGGCGCGGGGGGTAGTGATGCTGGTGCTGGCCCAGCACAGTCTGCCCTATATCGAATTCACCCCAGCCCAGGTGAAGCAGGCACTGACAGGCTACGGCAATGCCGACAAGTCAGATGTGCAGCAGGCAGTGGCCCGCGAACTGGGCCTCGATCGCATACCCCGGCCCGACGATGCGGCAGACGCTCTGGCTCTGGCTTTGGCAGGTTGGTATCAGCGCTAG
- the bchI gene encoding magnesium chelatase ATPase subunit I — MAQWKTVLNFAVTSKTPVNSTVATPPATFAPARRAVFPFTAVIGQDDMKLALLLNVIDPKIGGVMIMGDRGTGKSTTIRALADLLPEIEVVADDPFSRSPQDRDVWSERGTDDLPVALKKVPMVDLPLGATEDRVCGTIDIEKALSEGVKAFEPGLLAKANRGILYVDEVNLLDDHLVDVLLDSAASGWNTVEREGISIRHPAQFVLVGSGNPEEGELRPQLLDRFGMHAEIRTVRDPELRVQIVEQRSEFDQDPAAYLAQHQAEQEALQVKLVEAQQRLASVNLDYDDRVRISEVCSELDVDGLRGDIVTNRAAKAIAAYEGRTEVTLDDIKRVIVLCLRHRLRKDPLESIDSGYKVEKVFCKVFGLADPDEAAMNGRQPVGAR; from the coding sequence AACGCCTGTGAATTCTACTGTTGCGACCCCACCCGCTACCTTTGCCCCTGCCCGCCGCGCGGTATTTCCCTTCACCGCCGTGATTGGCCAAGACGACATGAAGCTGGCCCTGCTGCTCAACGTCATTGACCCCAAAATTGGCGGGGTGATGATCATGGGCGATCGCGGCACCGGCAAATCCACCACCATTCGCGCGTTGGCCGACCTGCTGCCCGAAATCGAGGTGGTGGCCGACGACCCCTTCAGCCGTTCGCCTCAAGACCGCGACGTGTGGTCTGAGCGCGGCACCGATGACCTGCCCGTAGCCCTCAAGAAAGTGCCCATGGTTGACTTGCCCCTGGGGGCCACCGAAGACCGGGTCTGCGGCACCATCGACATCGAAAAAGCTCTGTCTGAGGGGGTTAAAGCCTTTGAGCCAGGCCTGTTGGCCAAGGCCAATCGCGGCATTCTTTACGTCGATGAGGTCAACCTACTCGACGATCACCTCGTCGACGTGCTGCTCGACTCTGCGGCTTCGGGCTGGAACACCGTAGAGCGCGAAGGCATCTCCATTCGCCACCCGGCCCAGTTTGTGCTGGTGGGCTCGGGCAACCCCGAGGAAGGCGAACTGCGGCCCCAGCTCCTCGACCGCTTTGGTATGCACGCCGAAATTCGCACCGTGCGCGACCCCGAGCTGCGGGTGCAAATTGTCGAGCAGCGCTCTGAGTTTGACCAAGACCCCGCCGCCTACTTGGCCCAGCACCAGGCCGAGCAGGAAGCACTCCAGGTGAAGCTGGTCGAAGCCCAGCAGCGGCTAGCTTCGGTCAACCTCGACTACGACGACCGGGTGCGAATTTCTGAGGTGTGCTCAGAGCTAGATGTAGACGGGCTGCGGGGCGATATTGTCACCAACCGGGCTGCCAAGGCGATCGCCGCCTACGAGGGCCGCACCGAAGTCACCCTCGATGACATCAAGCGGGTGATTGTGCTCTGCCTGCGCCACCGCCTGCGCAAAGACCCCTTAGAAAGCATCGACTCGGGCTATAAGGTCGAGAAGGTGTTCTGCAAGGTGTTTGGCTTGGCCGACCCCGACGAAGCAGCTATGAATGGTCGCCAGCCCGTGGGGGCACGGTAG